A genomic window from Silene latifolia isolate original U9 population chromosome Y, ASM4854445v1, whole genome shotgun sequence includes:
- the LOC141632630 gene encoding uncharacterized protein LOC141632630 produces the protein MEAEKGMLTLLGDQESGTWTLYIDGASSARGAGVGLVLRSPKGDMMVQAVRCEFKETNNEAEYEALILGKQMAQGLKVRNLRVYSDSLLVVNHVNNEYMARDSKMIAYLKVATEQELKFRFFKISQVPRDQNMEEDALATLGATFQPTELSNIPITHVLTPAIQKELEQNQERKAMHEQHVNRARILVSDENQQMGSDWRKPYIEWLKDGKLPEDKKEAQIFRIKASRFVLIDNVLFRRSLAGPYLRCLNKEKVNTVLQDVHSGECGNHAGGRSLSNKILRQGYFWPTIRAYAVNHAKQCDSC, from the coding sequence ATGGAGGCAGAAAAAGGGATGTTGACATTACTAGGGGACCAGGAAAGTGGGACTTGGACCCTGTACATAGATGGAGCCTCTAGCGCTCGGGGAGCGGGAGTAGGTCTGGTCCTCCGGTCCCCAAAAGGGGATATGATGGTACAAGCAGTCAGGTGCGAATTCAAAGAAACTAATAATGAAGCTGAGTATGAGGCACTTATTTTGGGAAAGCAAATGGCCCAGGGGCTCAAGGTGAGGAACTTGAGAGTGTACAGTGACTCATTGCTTGTAGTGAATCATGTGAACAATGAATACATGGCGCGTgattcaaagatgatagcctACTTGAAGGTAGCCACGGAGCAAGAGTTGAAGTTCCGGTTTTTTAAGATTAGTCAGGTGCCAAGGGATCAGAACATGGAGGAAGACGCTCTGGCTACATTGGGAGCCACCTTCCAGCCCACGGAACTCTCCAATATACCAATTACTCATGTGTTAACTCCAGCTATACAGAAGGAGTTAGAACAAAATCAGGAAAGGAAAGCAATGCATGAGCAACATGTAAATAGAGCGAGAATCCTAGTGTCAGATGAAAACCAGCAGATGGGTTCGGATTGGAGAAAACCTTATATAGAGTGGTTGAAAGATGGGAAACTCCCAGAAGACAAGAAAGAAGCACAAATTTTCAGGATAAAGGCCTCCAGATTCGTGCTAATAGATAACGTGCTCTTTCGAAGATCTCTGGCAGGACCCTATCTCAGATGTCTAAATAAAGAGAAAGTTAACACAGTGCTGCAGGATGTACATAGCGGAGAATGTGGGAATCACGCTGGTGGACGAAGCCTATCTAATAAAATCTTAAGGCAGGGATATTTCTGGCCTACTATAAGGGCATACGCTGTAAACCACGCCAAGCAATGTGACTCGTGCTAG